In a single window of the Thermus amyloliquefaciens genome:
- the sdaAA gene encoding L-serine ammonia-lyase, iron-sulfur-dependent, subunit alpha: MPLTLNDLATLSGRASEALLREEVEETGLAPEVILDKLRERLGVMRDSIRRGLASDAPSVAGMVGKNAKTLWEAPNPLRDPLLKRVQAYAMAVNEENARMGRIVAAPTAGSAGTLPGALLGVADHLGIPDEALLMPMVLAAGVAKIISRQIYIAGASGGCQAEIGSSAAMAAAAVTELLGGSPEACAHAAALALQNTLGLVCDPVGGFVEVPCVMRNGFYAVHAVSAASMALAGIRSVIPPDEVILAMAGIGRLLPLELKETGLGGLADTPTGRRLAAQALGRVSED; this comes from the coding sequence GGCTTCAGAGGCCCTGCTTCGCGAGGAGGTGGAGGAAACGGGCCTGGCCCCCGAGGTGATCCTGGATAAGCTTCGCGAGCGCCTGGGCGTCATGCGGGATTCCATCCGGAGGGGCCTAGCCTCGGATGCCCCCAGCGTGGCGGGGATGGTGGGTAAGAACGCCAAGACCCTGTGGGAGGCTCCCAATCCCTTGCGGGACCCCCTCCTGAAGCGGGTTCAGGCCTACGCCATGGCGGTCAATGAGGAGAACGCCCGCATGGGCCGGATCGTGGCCGCCCCCACCGCGGGCAGCGCCGGGACCCTGCCGGGGGCCCTTTTGGGGGTGGCGGACCATCTGGGTATCCCCGATGAGGCCCTCCTCATGCCCATGGTCCTGGCCGCCGGGGTGGCCAAGATCATCAGCCGCCAGATCTACATCGCCGGGGCCAGCGGGGGGTGCCAAGCGGAGATCGGTTCTTCCGCGGCCATGGCGGCGGCCGCCGTGACCGAACTGCTCGGGGGGAGCCCGGAGGCCTGCGCCCATGCGGCCGCCTTGGCCCTGCAGAACACCCTGGGCCTGGTGTGCGATCCCGTGGGAGGGTTCGTGGAGGTGCCTTGCGTGATGCGCAACGGCTTTTACGCCGTTCATGCGGTGAGCGCCGCCTCCATGGCCCTGGCGGGGATCAGGAGCGTGATCCCTCCCGATGAGGTGATCCTGGCCATGGCGGGTATCGGCCGCCTCCTGCCCTTGGAGCTAAAGGAAACGGGCCTGGGGGGCTTGGCGGACACCCCCACGGGGCGCCGGCTTGCCGCCCAGGCCCTGGGGCGGGTTTCCGAGGATTGA
- a CDS encoding sulfurtransferase, whose protein sequence is MGYAHPEVLVSTDWVQEHLEDPQVRILEVDEDILLYDTGHIPGAQKVDWQRDFWDPVVRDFVDEEGFASLMERLGIANDTTVVLYGDKNNWWAAYAFWFFKYNGHQDVRLMNGGRQKWVEEGRPLTTEVPSYPRSTYRVPYRDESIRAYRDEVLKHILKVKEGKGALVDVRSPEEYRGELTHMPGYPQEGALRAGHIPGAKNIPWAKAVNPDGTFKSAEELKALYLPLGVTPDKDVVVYCRIAERSSHSWFVLKYLLGYPRVKNYDGSWTEWGNLVGVPVAKGEE, encoded by the coding sequence ATGGGGTACGCCCATCCTGAGGTACTGGTGAGCACAGACTGGGTTCAGGAGCACCTCGAGGATCCCCAGGTGCGGATCCTCGAGGTGGACGAGGACATCCTCCTCTATGACACCGGCCACATCCCCGGGGCCCAAAAGGTGGACTGGCAAAGGGACTTTTGGGACCCCGTGGTGCGGGATTTCGTGGATGAAGAGGGTTTTGCCAGCCTCATGGAAAGGCTTGGCATCGCCAACGACACCACCGTGGTCCTCTACGGGGATAAGAACAACTGGTGGGCCGCCTACGCCTTCTGGTTCTTCAAGTACAACGGCCACCAGGATGTGCGCCTCATGAACGGGGGGCGGCAGAAGTGGGTGGAGGAGGGACGCCCCCTCACCACCGAGGTGCCCTCCTACCCCAGGAGCACCTACCGGGTACCGTACCGGGACGAGTCCATCCGCGCCTACCGGGACGAGGTGCTGAAACACATCCTCAAGGTCAAGGAGGGCAAGGGGGCCCTGGTGGACGTGCGCAGCCCCGAGGAGTACCGGGGGGAGCTCACCCACATGCCCGGCTACCCCCAGGAGGGGGCCCTAAGGGCCGGCCACATCCCGGGGGCCAAGAACATCCCCTGGGCCAAGGCGGTGAACCCCGACGGCACCTTTAAGAGCGCCGAGGAGCTCAAGGCCCTGTACCTCCCCCTGGGGGTCACCCCGGACAAGGACGTGGTGGTCTACTGCCGGATCGCCGAGCGCTCCAGCCACTCCTGGTTTGTCCTCAAGTACCTTCTGGGTTACCCCCGCGTGAAGAACTACGACGGCTCCTGGACGGAGTGGGGCAACCTGGTGGGGGTTCCGGTGGCCAAAGGGGAGGAGTAG